Proteins co-encoded in one Cinclus cinclus chromosome 17, bCinCin1.1, whole genome shotgun sequence genomic window:
- the ZCCHC8 gene encoding zinc finger CCHC domain-containing protein 8 isoform X1 codes for MAAEVDFGDRELFGQLEGEPGPPSPPAVDEPDPLLKLYQRLRDRDETVQRLRAENQELKRKLRILTRPSGISVENPKVDGPLLQILFMNNVITKRYHQEIEDFIYSLVQKYEEQKKSEQEKSHLNAKPQPSSVVLEEDCKGTSSSSAKKVKEAFSVVGSVLYFTNFCLDKLGQPILNENPQLTEGWEIPKYQQVFSQILSLDGQEIQVKPKRPKPHCFNCGSEDHQMKDCPKPRNAARINEKRKEFLEACADSGNQNFQQRYHAEEVEERFGKFKPGVISEVLQDALGVSDKSLPPFIYRMRQLGYPPGWLKEAEMEHSGLALYDGKGEVEAEDGVSPQPKRITYDVSKLVNYPGFNISTPSGIPDEWQMFGSIPMQPSQQKDVFAHYLSNFQEPSPKSSSKRAAPQSKSHHSKRPREESSETAAADMDLDSDLEGAQKSQSPNSFQFQPPLPPGSPSMSTPPPVPRGTPPLTPPQPSTPTHSPLPRTTPPANSSSDSPQPKIVDSVMDEDTLTLEELEEQQRLIWAALEQAESTNSDSDIPADTPLTGNSLTSSPARNEADLVAEVRSPEKVISVETEFSDISEQIPENERSLPSPSLEDTLLDLKENPDNAVSEGLLGDNLPAPNPEVNEEENTGGNKVPTSTGSSVKKPGFVPDMSKFAAGITPFEFENMAESTGVYLRIRSLLKNSPRNQQKKKT; via the exons ATGGCGGCGGAGGTGGATTTCGGGGACCGCGAGCTCTTCGGGCAGCTGGAGGGCGAGCCCGGGCCGCCCTCGCCGCCCGCCGTGGACGAGCCGGACCCGCTGCTGAAGCTCTACCAGCGGCTGCGCGACCGCGACGAGACGGTGCAGCGGCTCAGGGCGGAGA ATCAGGAACTTAAAAGGAAGCTGAGAATTCTGACTCGTCCTAG TGGAATCTCCGTGGAAAATCCCAAAGTTGATGGACCTCTGTTGCAGATTTTATTTATGAACAATGTCATTACTAA GCGGTATCATCAAGAAAttgaagattttatttataGTTTAGTTCAAAAATatgaagagcagaagaaaagtgAACAAGAAAAATCCCACTTGAATGCTAAGCCACAG CCCTCCAGCGTTGTTTTGGAAGAGGACTGCAAAGGAACCAGCTCGAGTTCTGCtaaaaaagtgaaagaagcTTTTAGT GTTGTAGGAAGTGTTCTGTATTTTACCAATTTTTGTCTCGATAAACTGGGGCAGCCTATTTTAAATGAGAATCCACAGCTGACAGAAGGATGGGAAATACCTAA ATATCAGCAAGTTTTCAGCCAGATTCTCTCCCTAGATGGACAAGAAATACAAGTAAAACCCAAAAG GCCCAAACCTCATTGTTTCAATTGTGGTTCTGAAGATCATCAAATGAAGGACTGCCCAAAG CCACGAAATGCAGCTCGTATAAATGAGAAGAGAAAGGAGTTTTTGGAGGCTTGTGCTGATTCGGGCAATCAGAATTTTCAGCAGCGTTACCATGCAGAAGAAGTAGAAGAGAGGTTTGGAAAATTTAAGCCAGGAGTAATTAG TGAGGTCCTTCAGGATGCCCTTGGTGTGTCAGACAAGAGCCTGCCCCCGTTCATTTACCGCATGAGGCAGCTGGGCTACCCCCCGGGCTGGCTCAAGGAGGCTGAGATGGAGCACTCAGGACTGGCTCTGTATGATGGGAAAG GTGAAGTTGAAGCAGAAGATGGGGTCTCCCCCCAGCCCAAACGTATCACTTATGATGTGTCTAAGTTGGTGAATTATCCAGGCTTTAATATATCCACTCCCAGTGGCATCCCAGAT GAGTGGCAGATGTTCGGCTCCATCCCCATGCAGCCATCTCAACAGAAGGATGTTTTTGCTCACTACCTTTCTAATTTTCAGGAG CCCAGTCCAAAATCCAGCAGCAAAAGGGCTGCACCTCAGTCCAAGTCTCATCATTCCAAACGACCAAGAGAAGAGAGctcagagacagcagcagctgacatGGACCTGGACTCTG ATCTGGAAGGGGCACAGAAATCTCAAAGTCCCAACAGTTTTCAGTTCCAACCTCCGCTGCCGCCTGGATCTCCATCGATGTCCACTCCTCCCCCTGTGCCACGAGGAACACCCCCACTCACACCCCCTCAGCCTTCCACACCCACCCACTCTCCCCTCCCTAGGACTACTCCACCAGCAAACTCTTCCAGTGATAGTCCTCAGCCCAAAATAGTGGACTCAGTCATGGATGAGGATACACTGACCTTGgaagagctggaggagcagcagaggttaATCTGGGCCGctctggagcaggcagagagcACAAACAGTGACTCTGATATTCCTGCTGACACACCTTTAACTGGGAATTCCCTTACGTCATCACCAGCCAGGAATGAAGCAGATCTGGTTGCAGAAGTCAGGTCACCTGAGAAAGTGATCTCAGTGGAAACAGAGTTTTCTGACATCAGTGAGCAGATCCCAGAAAATGAACGTTCTCTACCCAGTCCCAGTCTAGAGGACACTTTGCTTgatttaaaggaaaatcctgaTAATGCAGTTTCTGAAGGCCTGCTGGGTGACAACCTGCCTGCTCCCAATCCTGAGGTTAATGAGGAGGAAAACACAGGTGGTAATAAAGTGCCCACAAGCACTGGATCATCTGTGAAAAAACCTGGATTTGTTCCTGACATGAGCAAGTTTGCTGCGGGCATCACACcatttgaatttgaaaatatGGCAGAATCAACTGGGGTTTATCTACGGATAAGAAGCCTGTTAAAAaattccccaagaaaccaacaaaagaaaaagacttaA
- the ZCCHC8 gene encoding zinc finger CCHC domain-containing protein 8 isoform X2: MNNVITKRYHQEIEDFIYSLVQKYEEQKKSEQEKSHLNAKPQPSSVVLEEDCKGTSSSSAKKVKEAFSVVGSVLYFTNFCLDKLGQPILNENPQLTEGWEIPKYQQVFSQILSLDGQEIQVKPKSRPKPHCFNCGSEDHQMKDCPKPRNAARINEKRKEFLEACADSGNQNFQQRYHAEEVEERFGKFKPGVISEVLQDALGVSDKSLPPFIYRMRQLGYPPGWLKEAEMEHSGLALYDGKGEVEAEDGVSPQPKRITYDVSKLVNYPGFNISTPSGIPDEWQMFGSIPMQPSQQKDVFAHYLSNFQEPSPKSSSKRAAPQSKSHHSKRPREESSETAAADMDLDSDLEGAQKSQSPNSFQFQPPLPPGSPSMSTPPPVPRGTPPLTPPQPSTPTHSPLPRTTPPANSSSDSPQPKIVDSVMDEDTLTLEELEEQQRLIWAALEQAESTNSDSDIPADTPLTGNSLTSSPARNEADLVAEVRSPEKVISVETEFSDISEQIPENERSLPSPSLEDTLLDLKENPDNAVSEGLLGDNLPAPNPEVNEEENTGGNKVPTSTGSSVKKPGFVPDMSKFAAGITPFEFENMAESTGVYLRIRSLLKNSPRNQQKKKT; this comes from the exons ATGAACAATGTCATTACTAA GCGGTATCATCAAGAAAttgaagattttatttataGTTTAGTTCAAAAATatgaagagcagaagaaaagtgAACAAGAAAAATCCCACTTGAATGCTAAGCCACAG CCCTCCAGCGTTGTTTTGGAAGAGGACTGCAAAGGAACCAGCTCGAGTTCTGCtaaaaaagtgaaagaagcTTTTAGT GTTGTAGGAAGTGTTCTGTATTTTACCAATTTTTGTCTCGATAAACTGGGGCAGCCTATTTTAAATGAGAATCCACAGCTGACAGAAGGATGGGAAATACCTAA ATATCAGCAAGTTTTCAGCCAGATTCTCTCCCTAGATGGACAAGAAATACAAGTAAAACCCAAAAG CAGGCCCAAACCTCATTGTTTCAATTGTGGTTCTGAAGATCATCAAATGAAGGACTGCCCAAAG CCACGAAATGCAGCTCGTATAAATGAGAAGAGAAAGGAGTTTTTGGAGGCTTGTGCTGATTCGGGCAATCAGAATTTTCAGCAGCGTTACCATGCAGAAGAAGTAGAAGAGAGGTTTGGAAAATTTAAGCCAGGAGTAATTAG TGAGGTCCTTCAGGATGCCCTTGGTGTGTCAGACAAGAGCCTGCCCCCGTTCATTTACCGCATGAGGCAGCTGGGCTACCCCCCGGGCTGGCTCAAGGAGGCTGAGATGGAGCACTCAGGACTGGCTCTGTATGATGGGAAAG GTGAAGTTGAAGCAGAAGATGGGGTCTCCCCCCAGCCCAAACGTATCACTTATGATGTGTCTAAGTTGGTGAATTATCCAGGCTTTAATATATCCACTCCCAGTGGCATCCCAGAT GAGTGGCAGATGTTCGGCTCCATCCCCATGCAGCCATCTCAACAGAAGGATGTTTTTGCTCACTACCTTTCTAATTTTCAGGAG CCCAGTCCAAAATCCAGCAGCAAAAGGGCTGCACCTCAGTCCAAGTCTCATCATTCCAAACGACCAAGAGAAGAGAGctcagagacagcagcagctgacatGGACCTGGACTCTG ATCTGGAAGGGGCACAGAAATCTCAAAGTCCCAACAGTTTTCAGTTCCAACCTCCGCTGCCGCCTGGATCTCCATCGATGTCCACTCCTCCCCCTGTGCCACGAGGAACACCCCCACTCACACCCCCTCAGCCTTCCACACCCACCCACTCTCCCCTCCCTAGGACTACTCCACCAGCAAACTCTTCCAGTGATAGTCCTCAGCCCAAAATAGTGGACTCAGTCATGGATGAGGATACACTGACCTTGgaagagctggaggagcagcagaggttaATCTGGGCCGctctggagcaggcagagagcACAAACAGTGACTCTGATATTCCTGCTGACACACCTTTAACTGGGAATTCCCTTACGTCATCACCAGCCAGGAATGAAGCAGATCTGGTTGCAGAAGTCAGGTCACCTGAGAAAGTGATCTCAGTGGAAACAGAGTTTTCTGACATCAGTGAGCAGATCCCAGAAAATGAACGTTCTCTACCCAGTCCCAGTCTAGAGGACACTTTGCTTgatttaaaggaaaatcctgaTAATGCAGTTTCTGAAGGCCTGCTGGGTGACAACCTGCCTGCTCCCAATCCTGAGGTTAATGAGGAGGAAAACACAGGTGGTAATAAAGTGCCCACAAGCACTGGATCATCTGTGAAAAAACCTGGATTTGTTCCTGACATGAGCAAGTTTGCTGCGGGCATCACACcatttgaatttgaaaatatGGCAGAATCAACTGGGGTTTATCTACGGATAAGAAGCCTGTTAAAAaattccccaagaaaccaacaaaagaaaaagacttaA
- the RSRC2 gene encoding arginine/serine-rich coiled-coil protein 2 isoform X1, with protein sequence MAGSDTERDGVVPEKSSPEREKKKEQSDASSSPRTSKHHYSRSRSRSRERRRKSDTEGRKHRSRSRSKEARRHESKEKSSKKHKSEDHNDKEHSSDKGRDSLNSSENGEERHKRKERKSSRGRSHSRSRSRERRHRSRSRDRKKSRSRSRERKRRIRSRSRSRSRHRHRSRSKSRTRSRSRERKKRIEKPRRFSRSHSRSPSPPPFRGRNTAMDAQEALARRLERAKKLQEQREKEMVEKQKQQEMAAAAAATGGSVINVAALLASGTQVTPQIAMAAQMAALQAKALAETGIAVPSYYNPAAVNPMKFAEQEKKRKMLWQGKKEGDKSQSAEIWEKLNFGNKDQNVKFRKLMGIKSEDEAGCSSVDEESYKTLKQQEEVFRNLDAQYEMARSQTHTQRGMGLGFTSSMRGMDAV encoded by the exons ATGGCG GGTAGTGATACAGAACGAGATGGAGTAGTCCCAGAAAAATCCTCTccagaaagagagaagaaaaaggaacaatCAGATGCCTCCAGTTCTCCCAGAACATCAAAGCATCATTATTCAAGATCACGCTCACGGTCAAGGGAAAGAAGACGGAAGTCAG atactgaaggaagaaaacacagaagccGCAGCAGAAGCAAAGAG GCAAGAAGACATGAATCCAAAGAGAAGTCCTCCAAGAAGCACAAATCTGAAGACCACAATGACAAAGAGCATTCTTCTGACAAGGGAAGAGATAGCCTAAATTCATCTGAAAATGGTGAGGAGAGGCATAAAcgcaaagaaagaaaatcatccAGAGGGAGGAGTCATTCCAGATCCAGGTCTCGGGAAAG ACGTCATCGTAGTAGAAGTCGTGATAGGAAAAAATCCCGATCCCGCAGCAGAGAGAGAAAGCGACGGATCAGATCTCGCTCTAGATCAAGATCTAGACACAGACATAGAAGTAGAAGTAAAAGCAGAACCAGGAGCAGAAGCAG agagagaaagaaaagaattgaAAAGCCCCGAAGGTTCAGCAGGAGCCACAGCCGGAGTCCGAGCCCACCGCCTTTCCGGGGACGAAACACAGCTATGGATGCACAGGAAGCCTTAGCCAGAAG GCTGGAAAGAGCAAAGAAATTGCAagaacagagagagaaggaaatggtTGAAAAACAGAAGCAACAGGAAATGGCTGCAG CGGCTGCAGCCACGGGAGGCTCCGTCATCAATGTCGCAGCTCTGCTGGCATCAGGGACACAGGTGACCCCTCAGATTGCCATGGCAGCTCAGATGGCAGCACTCCAGGCTAAGGCACTGGCAGAGACTGGCATAGCTGTGCCCAGCTATTACAACCCAGCAGCAGTGAACCCCATGAAATTTGCTgagcaagagaaaaagaggaagatgCTTTGGCAAGGCAAAAAGGAAGGG GATAAATCACAGTCTGcagaaatatgggaaaaacTAAATTTTGGAAACAAGGACCAAAATGTCAAATTCAGAAAACTGATGGGCATTAAG AGCGAAGATGaagctggctgcagctctgtggatGAGGAGAGTTACAAAACACtgaagcagcaggaggaggtgtTCAGAAATCTGGATGCACAGTATGAAATGGCAAGATCACAGACTCACACGCAAAGAGGAATGGGATTGGGGTTCACATCTTCCATGCGAGGAATGGATGCAgtttga
- the RSRC2 gene encoding arginine/serine-rich coiled-coil protein 2 isoform X2, with the protein MPPVLPEHQSIIIQDHAHGQGKEDGSQILKEENTEAAAEAKRTNFFLKQARRHESKEKSSKKHKSEDHNDKEHSSDKGRDSLNSSENGEERHKRKERKSSRGRSHSRSRSRERRHRSRSRDRKKSRSRSRERKRRIRSRSRSRSRHRHRSRSKSRTRSRSRERKKRIEKPRRFSRSHSRSPSPPPFRGRNTAMDAQEALARRLERAKKLQEQREKEMVEKQKQQEMAAAAAATGGSVINVAALLASGTQVTPQIAMAAQMAALQAKALAETGIAVPSYYNPAAVNPMKFAEQEKKRKMLWQGKKEGDKSQSAEIWEKLNFGNKDQNVKFRKLMGIKSEDEAGCSSVDEESYKTLKQQEEVFRNLDAQYEMARSQTHTQRGMGLGFTSSMRGMDAV; encoded by the exons ATGCCTCCAGTTCTCCCAGAACATCAAAGCATCATTATTCAAGATCACGCTCACGGTCAAGGGAAAGAAGACGGAAGTCAG atactgaaggaagaaaacacagaagccGCAGCAGAAGCAAAGAG AACCAACTTCTTCTTAAAACAGGCAAGAAGACATGAATCCAAAGAGAAGTCCTCCAAGAAGCACAAATCTGAAGACCACAATGACAAAGAGCATTCTTCTGACAAGGGAAGAGATAGCCTAAATTCATCTGAAAATGGTGAGGAGAGGCATAAAcgcaaagaaagaaaatcatccAGAGGGAGGAGTCATTCCAGATCCAGGTCTCGGGAAAG ACGTCATCGTAGTAGAAGTCGTGATAGGAAAAAATCCCGATCCCGCAGCAGAGAGAGAAAGCGACGGATCAGATCTCGCTCTAGATCAAGATCTAGACACAGACATAGAAGTAGAAGTAAAAGCAGAACCAGGAGCAGAAGCAG agagagaaagaaaagaattgaAAAGCCCCGAAGGTTCAGCAGGAGCCACAGCCGGAGTCCGAGCCCACCGCCTTTCCGGGGACGAAACACAGCTATGGATGCACAGGAAGCCTTAGCCAGAAG GCTGGAAAGAGCAAAGAAATTGCAagaacagagagagaaggaaatggtTGAAAAACAGAAGCAACAGGAAATGGCTGCAG CGGCTGCAGCCACGGGAGGCTCCGTCATCAATGTCGCAGCTCTGCTGGCATCAGGGACACAGGTGACCCCTCAGATTGCCATGGCAGCTCAGATGGCAGCACTCCAGGCTAAGGCACTGGCAGAGACTGGCATAGCTGTGCCCAGCTATTACAACCCAGCAGCAGTGAACCCCATGAAATTTGCTgagcaagagaaaaagaggaagatgCTTTGGCAAGGCAAAAAGGAAGGG GATAAATCACAGTCTGcagaaatatgggaaaaacTAAATTTTGGAAACAAGGACCAAAATGTCAAATTCAGAAAACTGATGGGCATTAAG AGCGAAGATGaagctggctgcagctctgtggatGAGGAGAGTTACAAAACACtgaagcagcaggaggaggtgtTCAGAAATCTGGATGCACAGTATGAAATGGCAAGATCACAGACTCACACGCAAAGAGGAATGGGATTGGGGTTCACATCTTCCATGCGAGGAATGGATGCAgtttga